Proteins encoded by one window of Thunnus thynnus chromosome 3, fThuThy2.1, whole genome shotgun sequence:
- the LOC137180177 gene encoding uncharacterized protein isoform X1, translating to MKFTRDIRRLLGLGGDGSGEEDMDIQNGAPEPSDRRKDQDLSQAMLSGEDGLDDEKKTRRRAERRRAKKKRQKERKKLEREERMEDVSEQGEEVPGVASESDSEEELKAEEEWTAVRPKNKCSPESVPAFITTENKSNRQPPHRTSEEEPEWDVSSAFVANAASHIKLKGLKTRALQISRENKENEARSSQGESTEEMKRRGESLAVQGIQMFEQGQYSQAVDMFTEAIYCDPKNHRFYGNRSSCYCRLEQYSSALTDAQRSIQLAPDWPMGYCYKASALMWLKRYMEVEKVMEDVLKLDQHCKEASSILSECRILQLMELGFEEEQSKLLLEKFTTVQAILTSPDAKALKHTPQQDQSGSCRSLWVGNITVEVSEKNLLDLFKTYGEIESIRVLHERFCAFINFRNANMAAKALEKLQGVELGGNKLVMRYPDRWIQRTMPSLQRTTAGLSSSAAGTQQNSAATGSRRRVATNGDECFYWRTTGCDYGVKCRFKHIPDQQGRDKKP from the exons ATGAAGTTCACCAGAGATATCCGCCGGCTGCTCGGTTTGGGAGGCG aTGGGTCAGGAGAGGAGGACATGGACATTCAGAATGGAGCTCCTGAACCATCAGACAGGAGAAAAGATCAAGACTTATCACAG GCCATGCTGAGTGGTGAGGATGGtttggatgatgagaagaaGACAAGacggagagcagagaggaggagagccaAAAAGAAA AGGCAGAAAGAACGGAAGaaactggagagagaggagaggatggaggacGTCTCGGAGCAG GGAGAGGAAGTGCCTGGAGTGGCGTCAGAGAGCGACAGCGAGGAGGAACTGAAAGCGGAGGAGGAATGGACTGCGGTTCGTCCCAAAAATAAATGCAGCCCTGAATCAGTCCCTGCCTTCATTACGACAGAGAACAAGAGCAACCGCCAGCCGCCCCACAGGACCTCGGAGGAG GAGCCAGAGTGGGATGTCAGCAGTGCATTTGTGGCCAACGCTGCCAGTCACATCAAACTCAAAGGCCTGAAGACCAGAGCACTACAGATCTCAAGAGAGAACAAGGAGAACGAGGCCAGGAGCAGCCAG GGGGAAAGCACAGAAGAAatgaagaggaggggggagtCTCTGGCAG TGCAGGGAATTCAAATGTTTGAGCAAGGCCAGTACAGCCAGGCAGTGGACATGTTTACAGAGGCCATCTACTGTGACCCAAAAAATCACAG GTTCTATGGCAATCGCTCTAGCTGTTATTGCCGTCTGGAACAATACTCCTCTGCACTAACAGATGCTCAGAGGTCCATTCAGCTGGCTCCTGATTGGCCAATGGGATATTGCTATAAGGCTTCTGCTCTGATGTGGTTAAAG CGGTACATGGAGGTAGAGAAGGTCATGGAAGACGTGTTGAAGTTAGATCAGCACTGTAAGGAAGCATCCAGTATTCTCTCTGAGTGCCGGATCCTGCAGCTCATG GAGTTGGGTTTTGAGGAAGAGCAGAGCAAACTGCTATTAGAGAAGTTCACAACTGTTCAGGCGATCCTCACCTCTCCTGATGCCAAGG CACTGAAGCATACGCCTCAGCAGGACCAGAGCGG GAGTTGTCGCTCTCTGTGGGTTGGAAACATTACAGTGGAAGTGTCCGAGAAAAACCTCTTGGATCTTTTCAAAAC GTATGGTGAGATAGAGAGCATCAGAGTTCTTCATGAGCGCTTCTGTGCCTTCATCAACTTCAGGAACGCCAACATGGCTGCCAAGGCACTGGAGAAGCTGCAG GGGGTGGAGCTGGGCGGCAATAAGCTGGTGATGAGGTACCCAGACCGGTGGATCCAGCGGACCATGCCCTCCTTACAAAGGACCACTGCTGGCCTGAGCTCCAGTGCTGCAGGAACACAGCAGAACTCAGCTGCCACAGG
- the LOC137180177 gene encoding tetratricopeptide repeat protein 31-like isoform X2, with product MKFTRDIRRLLGLGGDGSGEEDMDIQNGAPEPSDRRKDQDLSQAMLSGEDGLDDEKKTRRRAERRRAKKKRQKERKKLEREERMEDVSEQGEEVPGVASESDSEEELKAEEEWTAVRPKNKCSPESVPAFITTENKSNRQPPHRTSEEEPEWDVSSAFVANAASHIKLKGLKTRALQISRENKENEARSSQGESTEEMKRRGESLAVQGIQMFEQGQYSQAVDMFTEAIYCDPKNHRFYGNRSSCYCRLEQYSSALTDAQRSIQLAPDWPMGYCYKASALMWLKRYMEVEKVMEDVLKLDQHCKEASSILSECRILQLMELGFEEEQSKLLLEKFTTVQAILTSPDAKALKHTPQQDQSGSCRSLWVGNITVEVSEKNLLDLFKTYGEIESIRVLHERFCAFINFRNANMAAKALEKLQT from the exons ATGAAGTTCACCAGAGATATCCGCCGGCTGCTCGGTTTGGGAGGCG aTGGGTCAGGAGAGGAGGACATGGACATTCAGAATGGAGCTCCTGAACCATCAGACAGGAGAAAAGATCAAGACTTATCACAG GCCATGCTGAGTGGTGAGGATGGtttggatgatgagaagaaGACAAGacggagagcagagaggaggagagccaAAAAGAAA AGGCAGAAAGAACGGAAGaaactggagagagaggagaggatggaggacGTCTCGGAGCAG GGAGAGGAAGTGCCTGGAGTGGCGTCAGAGAGCGACAGCGAGGAGGAACTGAAAGCGGAGGAGGAATGGACTGCGGTTCGTCCCAAAAATAAATGCAGCCCTGAATCAGTCCCTGCCTTCATTACGACAGAGAACAAGAGCAACCGCCAGCCGCCCCACAGGACCTCGGAGGAG GAGCCAGAGTGGGATGTCAGCAGTGCATTTGTGGCCAACGCTGCCAGTCACATCAAACTCAAAGGCCTGAAGACCAGAGCACTACAGATCTCAAGAGAGAACAAGGAGAACGAGGCCAGGAGCAGCCAG GGGGAAAGCACAGAAGAAatgaagaggaggggggagtCTCTGGCAG TGCAGGGAATTCAAATGTTTGAGCAAGGCCAGTACAGCCAGGCAGTGGACATGTTTACAGAGGCCATCTACTGTGACCCAAAAAATCACAG GTTCTATGGCAATCGCTCTAGCTGTTATTGCCGTCTGGAACAATACTCCTCTGCACTAACAGATGCTCAGAGGTCCATTCAGCTGGCTCCTGATTGGCCAATGGGATATTGCTATAAGGCTTCTGCTCTGATGTGGTTAAAG CGGTACATGGAGGTAGAGAAGGTCATGGAAGACGTGTTGAAGTTAGATCAGCACTGTAAGGAAGCATCCAGTATTCTCTCTGAGTGCCGGATCCTGCAGCTCATG GAGTTGGGTTTTGAGGAAGAGCAGAGCAAACTGCTATTAGAGAAGTTCACAACTGTTCAGGCGATCCTCACCTCTCCTGATGCCAAGG CACTGAAGCATACGCCTCAGCAGGACCAGAGCGG GAGTTGTCGCTCTCTGTGGGTTGGAAACATTACAGTGGAAGTGTCCGAGAAAAACCTCTTGGATCTTTTCAAAAC GTATGGTGAGATAGAGAGCATCAGAGTTCTTCATGAGCGCTTCTGTGCCTTCATCAACTTCAGGAACGCCAACATGGCTGCCAAGGCACTGGAGAAGCTGCAG ACATGA